Proteins from a single region of Chryseobacterium sp. W4I1:
- a CDS encoding hemolysin family protein has product MDSDIVRLLLALFLVLLNGFFVAAEFSIVKVRYSQIQLKAAEGNSMAKQAEHIIKHLDEYLSATQLGITLASLALGWVGESALHHVVESIFHSLNVELAQTTITTISVVTSFVLITVMHIVFGELIPKSIAIRKSEATTMATAVPLRVFYTIFKPFIWLMNLMSNTFLRLVKIHPASEQEIHSTEELQLLVKQSADSGEIEEENYEIIKNAFDFTDHSAKQIMVPRQNITSIDFEEDINEIINKIMDSGYSRIPVYLDSIDNVIGILYTKEIIREFVKRKGVLNHDDLKELMRDAFFVVGSKKISDLLKIFQQKKQHLAIVIDEFGGTEGIITLEDILEELVGEIQDEEDDEDKLVDKIGDNIYWVQATQPLDEINEHLPKKLPLSEESEYNSLAGFILHALEDIPEENEEFDLENYHFKILKMNNKSVELVELVYEGPNVLNDLADKIGEV; this is encoded by the coding sequence ATGGACTCGGACATAGTCAGGCTTTTGCTAGCCTTATTTCTTGTTTTACTAAATGGCTTTTTCGTAGCCGCAGAATTTTCAATTGTTAAAGTTCGTTACTCACAAATCCAGTTAAAAGCCGCCGAAGGTAACTCTATGGCAAAACAGGCAGAGCATATTATCAAGCATCTTGATGAGTATTTGTCTGCTACACAGCTTGGTATTACATTGGCGTCCCTTGCATTGGGTTGGGTAGGTGAAAGTGCACTTCACCACGTTGTTGAAAGTATTTTCCATTCCCTGAATGTTGAATTGGCTCAGACTACCATTACCACTATTTCAGTGGTGACCAGTTTTGTATTGATCACCGTGATGCACATCGTATTTGGTGAATTGATTCCAAAATCTATTGCCATCAGAAAATCAGAAGCTACTACAATGGCTACAGCAGTTCCGTTGAGAGTTTTCTATACCATCTTCAAACCATTTATCTGGTTGATGAACCTGATGTCCAATACATTCCTGAGATTGGTAAAAATACATCCCGCTTCAGAGCAGGAGATCCACTCCACTGAAGAGCTTCAGCTTCTGGTAAAACAGAGTGCAGACAGCGGAGAGATTGAAGAAGAAAACTATGAGATCATTAAAAATGCATTTGATTTTACAGATCACTCTGCCAAGCAGATCATGGTTCCAAGACAGAATATCACGTCTATTGACTTTGAAGAAGATATCAATGAAATTATCAACAAGATCATGGACAGCGGTTATTCCCGTATTCCTGTATACCTTGATTCCATAGATAATGTGATCGGAATTCTCTATACAAAAGAGATTATCAGAGAATTTGTTAAAAGAAAAGGTGTTCTCAATCATGATGACCTTAAAGAACTGATGCGTGATGCCTTCTTCGTAGTAGGAAGCAAAAAGATTTCAGACCTATTGAAAATATTCCAGCAGAAAAAACAACATCTTGCGATCGTTATTGATGAGTTTGGTGGGACGGAAGGAATTATTACCCTTGAAGACATTCTTGAAGAATTAGTAGGGGAAATACAGGATGAAGAAGATGACGAGGATAAGCTGGTAGATAAAATAGGCGACAATATTTATTGGGTTCAGGCTACACAGCCATTGGATGAGATTAATGAGCATTTGCCTAAAAAACTGCCACTTTCCGAAGAAAGCGAATACAATTCACTTGCAGGTTTCATTCTGCATGCATTGGAAGATATCCCGGAAGAAAATGAGGAATTTGATTTGGAAAATTATCATTTCAAGATCCTGAAAATGAATAATAAGAGTGTAGAACTCGTAGAACTAGTGTATGAAGGCCCGAATGTGCTCAACGATCTGGCTGATAAAATAGGTGAAGTTTAA
- a CDS encoding ATP-dependent Clp protease adaptor ClpS — MFFYNSIKDYEDPKRQYEEEVLVLDDTDEVYKLVLHNDDIHTFDYVIDSLIEICKHTLEQAEQCTILVHYKGKCTVKTGSMDILKPMHEKLLSRELTSEIV, encoded by the coding sequence ATGTTTTTTTATAATAGTATAAAAGATTATGAAGATCCGAAACGTCAGTATGAAGAAGAAGTACTCGTTTTGGATGATACCGATGAAGTATATAAGCTTGTTCTCCATAATGATGATATTCACACTTTTGATTATGTGATTGATTCTCTGATTGAGATCTGCAAGCATACACTGGAGCAGGCCGAACAATGTACCATTCTGGTTCATTACAAAGGCAAATGCACAGTAAAAACGGGCTCAATGGATATCCTGAAGCCCATGCATGAAAAATTGCTTTCAAGGGAATTAACAAGTGAAATAGTATAA